A genomic segment from Macadamia integrifolia cultivar HAES 741 unplaced genomic scaffold, SCU_Mint_v3 scaffold1506, whole genome shotgun sequence encodes:
- the LOC122063975 gene encoding uncharacterized protein LOC122063975, whose amino-acid sequence MKLLFWNIRGMKKASGKNALRVLVKEKDPDILCIAEPMIEHISVSITWDSITAQISFVHASSFRAERRSLWMKLMADSPQSPTPWVIMGDFNATLQSHEKRGPGNFSMGSAAEFGAMVDACVMAQVPSFGLKFTWSNNRRRGNVHAVLDRSFCNDEWISQFQDCAQTVLDRIAFDHAPIMVQLDIEANGLDDHSFAGEADAKTSLIKALDLHEKLWVEKAKIRWMKQGDRNSKFFHFSAKMRRIRNTIRCLKKQDGTIVEGREQLGDYIVQFYEDFHKATPTIDHVDLLDSIPMVLQQNDIFFLDSIPSDEEIKKAIWELDPDSSPGPDGFTGAFFRRCWNIVEREFGFSEKWVTWLHQMLISTKISIMVNGGPQGYFDVERGLRQGDPISPLLFIIAEEVLSRGIKSLIHMNKLKPLQGPRGVPTRSHILFADDIFIFSNATMRKQCISDILGILVCNFPTKYLGVEIFKGRIKKDTLFPIMDKIKSRLAGEIDMVRSITVKWDTLCKPKEEGGLGIRRLRDSNKAMLCKLVWRMRKEKSTAAAFLRARKAVSIKNFDHFIE is encoded by the exons ATGAAGCTGCTCTTCTGGAATATCAGGGGTATGAAGAAGGCCTCTGGTAAGAACGCCTTACGTGTTCTTGTGAAAGAAAAGGATCCTGATATTCTTTGCATTGCGGAGCCAATGATCGAG CATATTTCGGTTTCTATTACATGGGACTCAATTACTGCTCAAATCTCTTTCGTTCATGCGAGTAGCTTTAGAGCTGAAAGAAGATCTTTGTGGATGAAGTTGATGGCTGATTCTCCTCAGTCCCCTACTCCATGGGTAATTATGGGTGATTTTAATGCAACCTTGCAATCTCATGAGAAGAGAGGGCCGGGCAACTTCAGTATGGGATCGGCAGCTgaatttggagccatggttgATGCTTGTGTTATGGCTCAAGTGCCTTCTTTTGGACTGAAGTTTACTTGGTCTAACAACCGCCGCAGAGGTAATGTTCACGCAGTGTTGGATAGAAGCTTCTGTAATGACGAATGGATATCTCAATTTCAGGACTGTGCCCAAACAGTCCTTGATCGAATTGCCTTTGATCACGCCCCTATTATG GTGCAATTAGACATTGAAGCCAATGGGTTAGATGACCACTCTTTTGCTGGGGAAGCAGATGCAAAAACTTCTTTGATTAAAGCCTTGGATTTGCATGAAAAGCTTTGGGTGGAAAAGGCTAAGATCAGATGGATGAAGCAGGGGGACAGGAATTCTAAATTCTTCCATTTttctgcaaaaatgagaagaattagAAATACCATTAGATGCCTCAAGAAACAAGATGGGACCATTGTGGAAGGTCGCGAACAGTTGGGAGACTACATTGTGCAATTTTATGAGGATTTCCACAAAGCCACCCCTACTATAGATCATGTGGACCTTCTTGACTCCATTCCCATGGTTCTTCAACAAAacgatatttttttcttggattctaTCCCGAGTgatgaagagataaagaaggCAATATGGGAGCTCGACCCGGACAGCTCTCCAGGTCCAGATGGATTTACAGGAGCTTTTTTTAGgagatgctggaatattgttGAAAGGGAG TTTGGATTCTCTGAGAAATGGGTTACATGGCTGCATCAGATGTTGATATCGACTAAGATATCAATTATGGTCAATGGAGGCCCGCAGGGGTACTTTGATGTTGAGAGAGGCTTAAGACAAGGGGACCCTATTTCTCCTTTACTCTTTATTATTGCGGAAGAGGTTTTGTCCAGAGGGATTAAGTCATTGATTCACATGAATAAATTGAAGCCGCTTCAGGGTCCAAGAGGCGTCCCTACCCGTAGTCATATcctctttgcagatgatatttttatcttctccaatgcCACTATGAG GAAGCAGTGCATCTCTGACATTCTGGGCATCCTGGTGTGTAATTTCCCTACCAAATATCTGGGAGTagaaattttcaagggaagaataaagaagGACACCTTGTTTCCGATCATGGACAAGATTAAGAGTAGACTGGCag gggAGATTGACATGGTGAGGTCGATCACTGTCAAGTGGGACACCTTGTGCaagccaaaggaggaagggggtctgGGAATAAGGAGGCTTAGAGATTCTAACAAGGCCATGCTCTGCAAACTTGTTTGGAGAATGAGAAAGGAGAAATCTACTGCTGCTGCTTTTCTCAGAGCTAG GAAGGCTGTGTCTATTAAGAACTTTGATCATTTTATTGAATAG